Proteins encoded together in one Helicobacter pylori window:
- the nusG gene encoding transcription termination/antitermination protein NusG, with the protein MMDWYAIQTYSGSEQSVKKAIENLANDHNIRDRIQEIIVPTEDIIEVSKKSKTKVTERSLYPGYVFIKVDLDTVLWHKIQSLPRVSRFIGENKKPTPLSEADIGHILEKMNNRAAPKPKIFFEQGEVVRVVEGPFANFTATVEEYDVEHRKLKLNVSIFGRNTPIEILHSQVEKII; encoded by the coding sequence ATGATGGATTGGTATGCTATACAAACTTATTCAGGGAGCGAGCAGTCCGTTAAGAAAGCGATTGAGAATCTAGCGAATGACCATAATATAAGAGATAGGATACAAGAGATCATTGTGCCTACTGAAGATATTATAGAGGTTTCTAAAAAAAGCAAGACGAAAGTAACGGAACGAAGCCTTTATCCTGGGTATGTTTTTATTAAGGTGGATTTAGATACGGTTTTGTGGCATAAGATACAATCTTTGCCAAGAGTGAGCCGTTTTATTGGAGAAAATAAAAAACCAACCCCATTGAGTGAAGCGGATATTGGGCATATTTTAGAGAAAATGAATAACCGAGCAGCCCCCAAGCCCAAAATCTTTTTTGAGCAAGGTGAAGTGGTGCGTGTGGTGGAAGGCCCTTTTGCGAACTTTACCGCTACGGTGGAAGAGTATGATGTGGAACACCGCAAGCTCAAGCTCAATGTTTCTATTTTTGGTAGGAACACTCCAATAGAGATTTTGCATTCGCAAGTGGAAAAAATTATATAA
- the secE gene encoding preprotein translocase subunit SecE — MDKWLMQYRLAREELSKVIFPIKEQIRNALVSVLVVVSAITLFLALLDFSLGAFVSSVL; from the coding sequence ATGGATAAATGGCTCATGCAATACAGATTAGCTAGAGAAGAGCTTTCTAAAGTGATATTTCCTATTAAAGAGCAGATACGCAACGCACTTGTTTCTGTTTTGGTGGTGGTGAGCGCTATCACGCTGTTTTTAGCTTTGTTGGATTTTTCTCTGGGGGCTTTTGTCTCTAGTGTTCTATAG
- the rpmG gene encoding 50S ribosomal protein L33 — MKVKIGLKCSDCEDINYSTTKNAKTNTEKLELKKFCPRENKHTLHKEIKLKS; from the coding sequence ATGAAAGTTAAAATAGGGTTGAAGTGTTCCGATTGTGAAGACATCAATTACAGCACAACCAAGAACGCTAAAACTAACACTGAAAAACTGGAGCTTAAGAAGTTCTGCCCAAGGGAAAACAAACACACTCTTCATAAAGAAATCAAATTGAAGAGCTAG
- the tuf gene encoding elongation factor Tu has translation MAKEKFNRTKPHVNIGTIGHVDHGKTTLSAAISAVLSLKGLAEMKDYDNIDNAPEEKERGITIATSHIEYETENRHYAHVDCPGHADYVKNMITGAAQMDGAILVVSAADGPMPQTREHILLSRQVGVPHIVVFLNKQDMVDDQELLELVEMEVRELLSAYEFPGDDTPIIAGSALRALEEAKAGNVGEWGEKVLKLMAEVDSYIPTPERDTEKTFLMPVEDVFSIAGRGTVVTGRIERGVVKVGDEVEIVGIRPTQKTTVTGVEMFRKELEKGEAGDNVGVLLRGTKKEEVERGMVLCKPGSITPHKKFEGEIYVLSKEEGGRHTPFFTNYRPQFYVRTTDVTGSITLPEGVEMVMPGDNVKITVELISPVALELGTKFAIREGGRTVGAGVVSNIIE, from the coding sequence ATGGCAAAAGAAAAGTTTAACAGAACTAAGCCGCATGTTAATATTGGAACCATTGGGCATGTAGACCATGGCAAAACGACTTTGAGTGCAGCGATTTCAGCGGTGCTTTCTTTGAAAGGTCTTGCAGAAATGAAAGACTATGATAATATTGATAACGCCCCTGAAGAAAAAGAAAGAGGGATCACTATCGCTACTTCTCACATTGAATATGAGACTGAAAACAGACACTATGCACATGTGGATTGCCCAGGACACGCTGACTATGTAAAAAACATGATCACCGGTGCAGCGCAAATGGACGGAGCGATTTTGGTTGTTTCTGCAGCTGATGGCCCTATGCCTCAAACCAGAGAGCATATTTTATTGTCTCGTCAAGTAGGCGTGCCTCACATTGTTGTTTTCTTAAACAAACAAGACATGGTAGATGACCAAGAATTGTTAGAGCTTGTGGAAATGGAAGTGCGCGAATTGTTGAGTGCGTATGAATTCCCTGGCGATGACACTCCTATCATAGCGGGTTCAGCTTTAAGAGCTTTAGAAGAAGCAAAGGCCGGCAATGTGGGTGAATGGGGTGAAAAAGTGCTTAAGCTTATGGCTGAAGTGGATTCTTATATCCCTACTCCAGAAAGAGACACTGAAAAAACTTTCTTGATGCCGGTTGAAGATGTGTTCTCTATTGCGGGTAGAGGGACTGTAGTTACAGGTAGGATTGAAAGAGGCGTGGTGAAAGTAGGCGATGAAGTGGAAATCGTTGGTATCAGACCTACACAAAAAACGACTGTAACCGGTGTAGAAATGTTTAGGAAAGAGTTGGAAAAAGGTGAAGCCGGCGATAATGTGGGCGTGCTTTTGAGAGGAACTAAAAAAGAAGAAGTAGAACGCGGTATGGTTCTATGCAAACCAGGTTCTATCACTCCGCACAAGAAATTTGAGGGAGAAATTTATGTCCTTTCTAAAGAAGAAGGCGGGAGACACACTCCATTCTTCACCAATTACCGCCCGCAATTCTATGTGCGCACAACTGATGTGACTGGCTCTATCACCCTTCCTGAAGGCGTAGAAATGGTTATGCCTGGCGATAATGTGAAAATCACTGTAGAGTTGATTAGCCCTGTTGCGTTAGAGTTGGGAACCAAATTTGCGATTCGTGAAGGCGGTAGGACAGTTGGTGCTGGTGTTGTGAGCAATATTATTGAATAA
- a CDS encoding ABC transporter ATP-binding protein — translation MAKKKHKISTLKYFLRSLKQIYMLITFKEKMVFFLLVLMAVFSSFVEVMSLTLLMPFITLASDPNRALDDKDWKMVYDFFHFSSPVRLMYFFSFCLVGIYLFRMFYGVSFTYLKGRFSNKKAYQIKQQLFLQHIKSNYLSHLNHNLDSLRDIINNKADGMFMSFNAFLNLLTELTVIVFFYSTLLITNWKLTLIFTLIISIQIFIITKKITILIQKKGEIAAKSRAQTLKVFSKFFSNFKITKLKDNHEEAHKLFGENSRKAHDTEIIYSTLQVVPRYSLETVGFSLLILAVAYILFKYGEAKMVLPTISMYALALYRTLPSVTGVLNQYNEIAYNQLATNIVFKSLTKTIVEEDLVPLDFNKKITLQNISFAYNSKHPVLKNFNLTIQKGQKVALIGHSGCGKSTLADIIMGLTYPKSGEIFIDNTLLTNENRRSWRKKIGYIPQNIYLFDGTVGDNIAFGSAIDEKRLIKVCKMAHIYDFLCEHEGLKTQVGEGGAKLSGGQKQRIGIARALYDNPEILVLDEATSALDNETESKIMDEIYQIAKNKTLIVIAHRLSTIERCEVIIDMSQHKDNLG, via the coding sequence ATGGCGAAAAAAAAACATAAAATTTCTACTTTAAAATACTTTTTGCGTTCTTTAAAGCAAATTTATATGCTCATCACTTTCAAGGAAAAAATGGTTTTTTTCCTGCTTGTGCTGATGGCGGTTTTTTCTTCTTTTGTGGAAGTGATGTCCCTAACCCTCTTAATGCCTTTTATCACTCTCGCTTCCGATCCTAATAGGGCTTTAGACGATAAAGATTGGAAAATGGTTTATGATTTTTTCCATTTTTCATCTCCCGTTCGCCTTATGTATTTCTTTAGTTTTTGCTTGGTGGGGATTTATTTGTTCAGGATGTTTTATGGGGTGTCTTTCACTTATTTGAAAGGGCGTTTTTCCAATAAGAAAGCTTATCAAATCAAGCAACAACTTTTTTTACAGCACATTAAAAGCAACTACCTCTCCCACCTTAACCACAACTTGGATTCTTTAAGAGACATTATCAATAATAAAGCGGATGGCATGTTTATGAGCTTTAACGCTTTTTTGAATCTACTCACTGAATTAACCGTGATCGTTTTTTTCTATTCCACGCTATTAATCACTAACTGGAAGTTAACGCTTATATTCACTCTAATCATCTCTATACAAATTTTTATCATCACTAAAAAAATCACCATTCTTATTCAAAAAAAGGGCGAGATAGCGGCAAAATCTAGGGCGCAAACGCTTAAAGTTTTTTCCAAATTTTTCAGCAATTTCAAAATCACTAAACTCAAAGACAACCACGAAGAAGCCCACAAGCTTTTTGGAGAAAATAGCCGTAAAGCCCATGACACCGAGATTATTTATTCTACTTTGCAAGTAGTCCCCAGGTATTCATTAGAAACGGTGGGTTTTAGTTTGTTGATTTTAGCGGTCGCTTACATTTTATTCAAATACGGCGAAGCTAAAATGGTGCTCCCTACCATTTCTATGTATGCTCTAGCGCTTTATCGCACGCTCCCTTCTGTTACTGGCGTTTTGAATCAGTATAATGAAATCGCTTACAACCAGCTTGCGACTAACATTGTGTTTAAAAGCCTTACTAAAACCATCGTTGAAGAGGATTTAGTCCCTTTAGACTTTAATAAAAAAATCACTCTCCAAAACATTTCGTTCGCTTATAACTCAAAACACCCAGTTTTAAAGAATTTTAACCTCACCATTCAAAAAGGTCAAAAAGTCGCTCTCATAGGCCATAGCGGGTGCGGAAAATCCACGCTGGCGGATATTATTATGGGGCTTACCTACCCTAAAAGTGGGGAAATTTTTATTGATAACACCCTTTTAACCAACGAAAACAGGCGCTCATGGCGTAAAAAAATAGGCTATATCCCCCAAAATATTTACCTTTTTGATGGCACTGTGGGGGATAATATCGCTTTTGGGAGCGCTATAGATGAAAAACGCTTGATTAAAGTGTGTAAAATGGCTCATATTTATGATTTTTTATGCGAGCATGAAGGCCTTAAAACCCAAGTGGGCGAAGGGGGTGCTAAGCTTAGCGGCGGTCAAAAACAACGCATAGGCATTGCGAGAGCCTTATACGACAACCCTGAAATTTTGGTTTTAGATGAAGCCACTTCGGCCCTAGACAATGAAACCGAGAGTAAAATCATGGATGAAATCTATCAAATCGCTAAAAATAAAACCCTAATCGTTATCGCCCACCGCTTAAGCACGATTGAACGCTGTGAAGTCATCATTGATATGAGCCAACACAAAGACAATCTCGGCTAA
- a CDS encoding HAD family hydrolase, producing the protein MALEVVLWDFDGVIFDSMHLKNEGFKALFQKHGNKNQEDLKQFEVYHYQSGGISRNEKIQYFYNEILKTPIAQEEVDALALEFGTIIEQKLFDRGHLNSEVMAFIDKHYKNYIFHIASAALHSELQVLCKFLGITKYFKSVEGSPPNKPKIIANIIQKYAYNPGRMLMIGDSVNDYESAKANKVAFLGYNSKVLKNLVGQNGYQGKYLESFKGFDLQNFIKE; encoded by the coding sequence ATGGCACTTGAAGTGGTTTTATGGGATTTTGATGGCGTGATTTTTGACAGCATGCATTTAAAAAATGAAGGGTTTAAGGCGTTGTTTCAAAAGCATGGCAACAAGAATCAAGAGGATTTGAAACAATTTGAAGTTTATCACTATCAAAGTGGGGGGATTTCAAGGAATGAAAAAATCCAATATTTTTATAACGAGATTTTAAAAACCCCTATCGCTCAAGAAGAAGTGGATGCATTAGCCCTAGAGTTTGGCACTATTATAGAACAAAAGCTTTTTGATAGGGGGCATTTGAATAGCGAAGTGATGGCGTTTATTGATAAGCATTATAAAAATTACATTTTCCATATCGCTTCAGCGGCCTTGCATAGCGAATTGCAAGTGTTGTGCAAGTTTTTAGGGATTACTAAGTATTTTAAGAGCGTTGAAGGGAGTCCGCCCAATAAACCTAAAATCATCGCTAATATCATTCAAAAATATGCCTATAACCCAGGTCGCATGCTAATGATAGGCGATAGCGTCAATGACTATGAAAGCGCTAAGGCTAATAAAGTGGCGTTTTTGGGTTACAACAGCAAGGTTTTGAAAAATTTAGTGGGTCAAAACGGCTATCAAGGGAAGTATTTGGAGAGCTTTAAGGGGTTTGATTTGCAAAACTTTATAAAAGAGTAA
- a CDS encoding modification methylase → MNYIGSKYKLIPFIKENIHAVAGNDLSGAIFCDLFAGTGIMGRAFKKAVNKVISNDLEYYSFVLNQNYIGNIQEIPNKEELIDEINSVALKKGFIYSHYSLGGSSRQYFSETNAQKIDAMRLKIEELKLSQNIDSHAYYFLLASLLESADKVANTASVYGAFLKRLKKSAQKELILKGAHFDVSLNANEVYQQDSNDLIGKISGDILYLDPPYNARQYGANYHLLNTIAAYTPFAPKGKTGLPSYQKSSFCSRAKILNAFENLIKKARFKYIFLSYNNEGLMSEIEIGNILKKYGAYSLMTKTYMRFKADNKRAHKAVHTKECLHILIK, encoded by the coding sequence ATGAACTACATCGGTTCTAAATACAAGCTCATTCCCTTTATTAAGGAAAATATCCATGCGGTTGCGGGCAATGATCTCTCTGGTGCGATTTTTTGTGATCTGTTCGCTGGGACGGGCATTATGGGGCGTGCGTTTAAAAAAGCAGTTAATAAGGTTATTTCTAATGATTTGGAATATTATAGCTTTGTTTTGAATCAAAATTATATCGGCAACATTCAAGAAATCCCCAATAAAGAAGAGCTTATTGATGAGATTAATAGCGTTGCTTTAAAAAAAGGCTTTATCTATTCGCATTATTCTTTAGGGGGGAGTTCAAGGCAGTATTTTAGCGAAACAAACGCTCAAAAAATTGATGCGATGCGTTTAAAAATTGAAGAGCTTAAGCTTTCTCAAAACATTGATAGCCATGCGTATTATTTTTTGCTCGCATCGTTATTAGAGAGCGCGGACAAGGTGGCTAACACCGCTTCAGTTTATGGGGCTTTTTTAAAACGCCTTAAAAAAAGCGCTCAAAAAGAACTCATCTTAAAAGGCGCTCATTTTGATGTGAGTTTAAACGCTAATGAAGTGTACCAGCAGGATTCTAATGATTTGATTGGAAAGATTTCAGGGGATATTTTGTATTTAGACCCTCCTTACAATGCGAGGCAATACGGGGCGAATTATCATTTATTGAACACGATTGCTGCTTATACGCCCTTTGCTCCAAAAGGCAAAACCGGCTTGCCCAGTTACCAGAAATCATCGTTTTGCTCTCGCGCTAAAATCTTAAACGCTTTTGAAAATTTAATCAAAAAAGCGCGATTCAAATATATTTTTTTAAGCTATAACAATGAAGGGCTTATGAGCGAGATAGAGATTGGAAATATTTTAAAAAAATACGGCGCTTACTCCTTAATGACCAAAACCTACATGCGTTTTAAAGCGGATAACAAACGCGCCCATAAAGCCGTGCACACCAAAGAGTGTTTGCATATTCTTATCAAATAA
- a CDS encoding HNH endonuclease — MNKSKKELFLELAQPDKMGVSRWVSVTEFVGKYQGLQLGNGGSWCRNNSSLAKEFILEFDKGQTLGNSIDRIRLNGYNTECVFNQSIRQDIKNHYKQQCCTMCGAHGNSENTQIEVDHKDGRKDDLRVSDSNTQTFDDFQALCKACNDKKRQICKEYKETGYRFDATKIPGNRYPFYEGEAEYDGCVGCYQYDPIQYRKTCNGRIYNEGHQKGYYEGYQNGYHQKTTL; from the coding sequence ATGAATAAAAGTAAAAAAGAGTTATTTTTGGAACTTGCACAACCTGATAAAATGGGGGTGAGTCGTTGGGTAAGCGTTACAGAATTTGTAGGAAAATATCAAGGGTTGCAGCTAGGTAATGGGGGGAGTTGGTGTAGGAATAACTCATCTTTGGCTAAAGAATTTATATTAGAATTTGATAAAGGGCAAACTCTAGGAAATTCCATTGATAGAATACGCTTGAATGGCTATAATACCGAATGTGTTTTTAATCAAAGTATCCGTCAAGACATTAAAAACCACTATAAACAACAATGTTGCACTATGTGCGGTGCACACGGCAACTCTGAAAACACTCAAATAGAGGTGGATCATAAAGACGGTCGCAAGGATGATTTAAGAGTTTCTGATTCAAACACACAGACTTTTGATGATTTCCAAGCTTTATGCAAAGCTTGTAACGACAAGAAACGCCAGATTTGTAAAGAATACAAAGAGACTGGCTATAGATTTGACGCAACAAAAATTCCTGGCAATCGTTATCCTTTCTATGAAGGGGAGGCTGAATATGACGGCTGTGTGGGTTGTTATCAATATGACCCCATACAATACAGGAAAACTTGTAATGGTAGGATATACAATGAAGGGCATCAAAAAGGCTATTATGAGGGGTATCAAAATGGATACCATCAAAAAACTACTTTATAG
- the cysE gene encoding serine O-acetyltransferase, which produces MLDLSYSLERVLQEDPAARNKWEVLLLYPGIHALLCYRLAHALHKRGFYFIARALSQLARFITGIEIHPGAKIGRGLFIDHGMGVVIGETTEIGDDVTIYHGVTLGGTGKFKGKRHPTLGNRVVVGAGAKVLGAICVGDDVKIGANAVVLSDLPTGSTAVGSKAKTITKDR; this is translated from the coding sequence ATGTTGGATTTGTCTTATAGCCTGGAGCGTGTCTTGCAAGAAGACCCGGCAGCTAGGAATAAGTGGGAGGTGCTCTTGCTTTATCCGGGCATTCATGCGCTGCTTTGTTACCGCCTAGCGCATGCGTTGCACAAGCGTGGGTTTTACTTCATCGCTCGCGCGCTTTCTCAGTTAGCGCGCTTTATCACTGGGATAGAAATCCACCCGGGCGCTAAGATTGGGAGAGGGCTTTTTATCGATCATGGCATGGGTGTGGTGATTGGCGAGACCACAGAGATTGGAGATGATGTTACCATTTATCATGGCGTAACTCTAGGGGGCACGGGCAAGTTCAAGGGCAAGCGCCACCCTACTTTAGGCAATCGTGTGGTAGTGGGGGCAGGGGCTAAGGTCTTGGGCGCGATTTGCGTGGGCGATGATGTGAAGATTGGGGCTAATGCGGTGGTGCTTTCAGATTTGCCCACGGGTTCTACAGCTGTAGGCTCTAAAGCCAAAACCATCACAAAGGATCGTTAA
- a CDS encoding ATP synthase subunit C, with translation MKFLALFFLALAGVAFAHDGGMGGMDMIKSYSILGAMIGLGIAAFGGAIGMGNAAAATITGTARNPGVGGKLLTTMFVAMAMIEAQVIYTLVFAIIAIYSNPFLS, from the coding sequence ATGAAATTTTTAGCGTTATTTTTTCTGGCTTTAGCGGGCGTTGCTTTCGCTCATGATGGTGGAATGGGTGGGATGGATATGATTAAATCTTATTCTATCTTAGGAGCGATGATCGGTTTAGGGATTGCCGCTTTTGGTGGGGCGATCGGCATGGGGAATGCGGCCGCAGCGACCATTACAGGCACAGCGAGAAACCCAGGAGTGGGCGGTAAATTGCTCACAACCATGTTTGTGGCCATGGCGATGATTGAAGCGCAAGTGATTTATACTCTAGTGTTTGCTATTATCGCTATTTATAGTAACCCATTCTTAAGTTAA
- a CDS encoding polyribonucleotide nucleotidyltransferase, with product MDFITINSSNKTEEFALKQVAKQATSSLLYRLGKTIILASVCIEREPVSEDFLPLVVQFLEKSYAAGKIPGGFVKREGRAQDFEILTSRLIDRTLRPLFPKDYRYPTQITLMVLSHDIENDLQVSALNAASAALFLAHIAPIKSVSACRIARVDNGFIINPNTSLLNQSSLDLFVSGTKESLNMIEMRSLGQKLNALEEPLMLEALELAQKSLKETCTLYEEIFTPHQNELLFKESQGIVFNERLLDLLTNQYFDEIIKGIESSALSERENVFNEIAKKISEAHSEFSLEEIELSLEKVKKTEIRRMIIQDKIRPDKRALEEVRPILIESDLLPMAHSSILFTRGQTQSLVVGVLGTDNDAQTHESLEHKTPIKERFMFHYNFPPFCVGEASSIGATSRRELGHGNLAKRALETSIKNKEQVIRLVSEILESNGSSSMASVCAGSLALYASGVEIYDLVAGVAMGMVSEGQDHAILSDISGLEDAEGDMDFKIAGNLEGITAMQMDTKMSGIQLEVLYQALLQAKEAREHILKIMHEAKEKIVINFSHLPTTEIFNVAPDKIVEIIGQGGRVIKEIVEKFEVKIDLNKPSGEVKIMGNKERVLKTKEFILNYLHSLDQELEQYAIDEVLEAQVKRIVDFGAFLSLPKGGEGLLRKQHMDRCQVALKEGDSIKCRVISFNKGKIALDLA from the coding sequence ATGGATTTTATCACCATCAATTCTAGTAACAAAACCGAAGAATTCGCTCTCAAACAAGTGGCCAAACAAGCCACTAGCTCTCTTTTATATCGCTTAGGGAAAACCATCATTTTAGCGAGCGTGTGTATAGAAAGAGAGCCTGTGAGTGAAGATTTTCTGCCTTTAGTGGTGCAGTTTTTAGAAAAATCTTATGCAGCCGGTAAAATCCCGGGCGGTTTTGTTAAAAGAGAAGGCAGAGCGCAAGATTTTGAAATCTTAACCTCTAGGCTCATAGACAGGACTTTACGCCCTTTATTCCCTAAAGATTACCGCTACCCTACCCAAATCACTTTAATGGTTTTAAGCCATGATATTGAAAACGATTTGCAAGTCTCTGCTTTAAACGCCGCTTCAGCCGCTCTCTTTTTGGCCCATATCGCTCCTATTAAAAGCGTGAGTGCTTGCAGGATCGCTAGGGTTGATAACGGATTTATCATTAACCCTAACACAAGCCTTTTGAATCAATCCAGTTTGGATTTGTTCGTGTCCGGCACAAAAGAGAGTTTGAACATGATAGAAATGCGATCTTTAGGGCAAAAATTAAACGCTTTAGAAGAGCCTTTAATGCTAGAAGCTTTAGAATTGGCTCAAAAAAGTTTGAAAGAAACTTGCACGCTTTATGAAGAGATTTTCACGCCCCACCAAAACGAGCTGCTTTTTAAAGAAAGCCAAGGAATAGTCTTCAATGAAAGGCTGTTAGATTTATTAACAAATCAGTATTTTGATGAAATCATCAAAGGCATTGAAAGTTCTGCTTTGAGCGAGCGAGAAAATGTTTTCAATGAAATTGCTAAAAAAATCAGCGAAGCCCACTCAGAATTCAGTTTAGAAGAAATTGAATTGTCTTTAGAAAAAGTGAAAAAAACTGAGATAAGGCGCATGATTATTCAAGATAAAATCCGCCCGGATAAACGCGCGTTAGAAGAAGTGCGGCCCATTTTGATAGAGAGCGATTTGCTCCCTATGGCACATAGCTCCATTTTATTCACTAGGGGGCAAACGCAGAGCTTAGTGGTAGGGGTTTTAGGCACGGATAATGACGCTCAAACCCATGAGAGTTTGGAACATAAAACCCCTATCAAAGAGCGCTTCATGTTTCATTACAATTTCCCTCCTTTTTGCGTGGGCGAAGCGAGTTCTATTGGCGCGACTTCAAGGCGCGAATTAGGGCATGGGAATTTGGCTAAAAGAGCCTTAGAAACGAGCATTAAAAATAAAGAGCAGGTGATACGATTGGTTTCTGAGATTTTAGAAAGTAATGGTTCAAGCTCAATGGCGAGCGTGTGCGCAGGGTCTTTAGCCCTTTATGCAAGCGGTGTGGAAATTTATGATCTAGTCGCTGGGGTGGCTATGGGCATGGTGAGCGAAGGGCAAGATCACGCTATTTTAAGCGATATTAGCGGCTTAGAAGACGCCGAAGGCGATATGGATTTTAAGATTGCCGGGAATTTAGAAGGCATTACGGCTATGCAAATGGATACCAAAATGAGCGGTATCCAACTAGAGGTTTTATACCAAGCCTTACTCCAAGCTAAAGAAGCGCGAGAACATATTTTAAAAATCATGCATGAAGCGAAAGAAAAGATCGTGATCAATTTTTCCCATTTGCCCACGACTGAAATTTTTAATGTCGCGCCCGATAAAATTGTAGAAATTATCGGTCAAGGGGGGCGTGTGATTAAAGAGATAGTAGAAAAGTTTGAGGTTAAGATTGATTTGAATAAACCAAGCGGTGAAGTGAAAATCATGGGGAATAAAGAGCGCGTTTTAAAGACTAAGGAATTTATTTTAAACTATTTGCATTCTTTAGATCAAGAATTGGAGCAATACGCTATTGATGAGGTGCTAGAAGCTCAAGTGAAACGAATCGTGGATTTTGGGGCGTTTTTAAGCTTGCCTAAGGGGGGCGAAGGCTTGTTAAGAAAACAACACATGGACAGGTGTCAAGTGGCTTTAAAAGAAGGCGATAGCATCAAATGTAGGGTGATTAGTTTCAATAAGGGTAAAATCGCTTTGGATTTGGCTTAA
- a CDS encoding phosphoribosyltransferase, with amino-acid sequence MHLNTDFSHITDIESMRFINEEDALNKLINEIHTRHIDLKDSIMLALSFNALYLAHALAQKFGATYDILFLEPILAPLNSKCEIALVSESMDIVMNESLINSFDIALDYVYGEAKRAYEEDILSHIYQYRKGNAIKSLKDKNIFIVDRGIETGFRAGLGVQTCLKKECQDIYILTPILAQNVAQGLESLCDGVISVYRPECFVSVEHHYKELKRLSNEEIEKYLGANNAPNLKKEH; translated from the coding sequence ATGCATTTGAATACGGATTTTAGCCATATCACCGATATAGAGAGCATGCGTTTTATCAATGAAGAAGACGCTCTGAACAAATTGATTAATGAAATCCACACGCGCCACATTGATTTAAAAGATTCCATCATGCTCGCTTTGAGTTTTAACGCTCTGTATTTAGCTCACGCTTTAGCGCAAAAATTTGGAGCGACTTATGATATACTTTTTTTAGAACCTATCTTAGCCCCTTTAAACTCAAAGTGTGAAATCGCTTTAGTGAGTGAAAGCATGGATATTGTGATGAATGAAAGTTTAATCAATTCCTTTGACATCGCTTTAGACTATGTTTATGGGGAAGCCAAGCGGGCTTATGAAGAAGACATCCTGTCTCACATCTATCAGTATCGCAAAGGCAATGCGATCAAAAGCCTAAAAGATAAAAATATTTTTATCGTAGATAGGGGGATTGAGACCGGGTTTAGAGCAGGGTTAGGCGTGCAAACTTGTTTGAAAAAAGAATGCCAAGACATTTATATTTTAACCCCCATTCTCGCGCAAAATGTCGCTCAAGGCTTAGAAAGTTTGTGCGATGGGGTGATTAGCGTGTATCGCCCTGAATGTTTTGTCTCTGTGGAACACCATTATAAAGAACTCAAGCGATTAAGCAATGAAGAAATTGAAAAATACTTGGGCGCTAACAACGCACCCAATTTAAAAAAGGAACATTAA